The DNA segment TACGATAGGCTTCACAAGCGCAGGAGGAGGCGTAAGCTCAAATTAGCAATGGCTTTCTCAGCACTGATCCTGATCCTCGGAACGTCGCCCCTTTGGTTCAATATGCCGGGCGTTCGGGATAATCAGGGGATGCTGCCTGCCAAGGCAGTTGCGCCCTCCCTATCCATAAGTGATGTTGAGATCGAGATCCCCGATTATGAATTTGTCGTTACCATGACGACGGTAGACCCTGACGTTGATATCGTCTGGGTGATTTCGGAGAACAAAACGGAGGTGGAAAGATGAGATGGGAGAGGGTTACGAAAACAGCTGTGTTTTTAATGGCCCTGATTTTGAGTGTATCGGCGGTCGCTGAGGAGGTGAAGCTTATAAAGTTGAACTACCGAAGCGCCTCTGAGATCCGGAAGTGGTTCGACGAGAACTTCCCCACCCTCACAGCCAAAAAAGCTTTAATGGTTGACTCGAAATCGAACTCTATCCTGCTGAGGGTGAAGAAGCCATCCCCTGGGGAACCAAACACATCGGAGATCGAGGAGATGATAAAGGCCCTGGATATTCCCCTCAGCGAGGTCGAGGTTATCTTACGATTGGTAGTTGCCTCTAAGAAGGAGGGACATGGGGAGACACCCCAGGAGATCTCCGAGCTTGTCTCGGCCCTACAACCCATCTTCAAATTCCGGAGCTACAGGGTGATATCCACATCCGTTCTGAGTTGCGAGGAGGGAAGTCCTGCGAGTATCGATAGCGCGGGATACTCAATATCCTTTATACCGAGAGTTGGGAAGGAAAGCATCAAGCTGGAAGAGTTTCAGGTGTTTACAACGCCTCCCACTACCTCCGAACAGCTGAGGGCAGCTTTAGGTAAAAAGAAGCCGAAGGAGGGGAGGGTTTATCTCCGAGGGACGACAAGTATAAGGGACGGCAAAACGAGGGTGATTGGGATTGGTGGAATCTCCCTGGATGGGGACAAGACCCTGATGGTTGTGATAACGGTGCGGAGAATCAAACTGGAACGATTTAAGCGGCAATAGGGATGTCAGGTAGCTCATATTCTACCATACTCCACTCAATTTGTTCCAGTTTTTGGGGGGCAGGTCAGGGTTGTGTTGTACATGTGATCCGCAACAGCCTCAAGTATGCCTCCTACAAGGATAGAAAGGAGTTCAGCTAGGATTTACAAGGCGCCGACGGACCTGGACTTCGCTGATGAGCTTCAAAGGGGGGATATGATATGGATCTGCTCAGGTCAAAGAGATTAATGATCCTGCTTTCGCTTACAATCTTGGTGATAATCGTTCTGGTGATTTTGAAAACTCATCATATGCCTATCTCATCTGTTGGTGGGAGGGGTAAAACTTCCTCAGAAGAGGTCATAAAATCAGAGATGATAACTTCCAAGACGAAAGCTCCTGATGAAGGTATCTCAGATAAGGAGATTGATAAGTTTCTGGAGAAAGTAGAAAAGCTCTTGGAAGAACTTCCAGAGGAACCGGCGAAGATACAATCTGAGGAGAAGGTCCAATCTGAGGGGCAGGAGAACGAAGAGAGCGGAAAAACAACGGAAGAGATGAAAATAGCCGAGGGGAAAGAAGAGGCTTCTGAGTCAGAAGGCAACTCCCTCAATCAGGATGAGGAGGAACATTGTCCTACCGTTGAGGAGATCCTCAGCACCGTAGGTCTCATCCCACCTGAGGAAACGATTAGGCTTATCAATTTGGCTCTCAGAAAGCCGGATTTATTAACCGAGGAGGAATTAACAACACTTTTGTTGCTAAAAAGTGAAATTTCCAAAGCATATTTTCCAGAACCTGAGCGTGTCGTTATTGATAAGAGATCGGGGACGACCAAGTATTACCTTTTGCCTGCAGGAAAGTATAATGTTGACCGAGATACCGTTCCAATCTCAAAAGAGGAAGCTGAGGCTTTAATAAGCCAAGGAGTTGGGACGGTTACCCTTAACCCTTAACAGGTGATAAAAATGAACACTAAGTTATGGAATGGTTCACGATCATTGTAACACTTTCGTAGGGCGGCACTTTATGTGCTGCCGTCTTCGACGGGGTAATGCTCGGGACGATAGCCAGGTTAAGGTCTCTCCTCATCGATGAAATTTTTGAAAGGTTCTCCCGATCGAGGGGGTCTAATCTATCTGGATGACTCAAATCCGCATAAATTACGAAGATCGAAGAAAACAATGAAGCTTATCCTCCTCATCGCCAGGAAGGAGTTCGCCTCCAACATATTTTCGTTCCGCCTGCTTGTGGGATTGGTCGTCTGCCTGACGCTCTTCATCTCCAGCGGACATGTGCTTACGAAAGATTATGAGAAGAGGCTGCGCACGTACAACACGGCTAAAACGAAACGCAGAGGTGAGCTTGAGAAGGTTAAGGTCTACTCACAGCTGAAGGTGAACCTGGACAGAGCTCCCGAACCGCTGAGCGTCCTCTGCCTGGGGATGGAGAAACAGCTCGGCAACACGGTGACCGTCTCCTATGAGGATGTTCCCACGGAGGCGGAGATCCTCGGGGGGGACAACCCGCTGTTGATGGAGTACATGCGTGAGCGAGGCGCTTTCTCAACCGTTAAGTGGTTCACCAGGGTCAACCTCGATGAGTTGCCCTCACAGGCGAAGGCGAGCTATATCTGGAGGAGATATAACCTTGATGCTCTGTTCGACCGGCTGTTCAACGGTTCTCCCCTTTCGGCGGAGGAAAGGAGAAGGCTCGATGAGGGGTGGAAGGCCTTTTCGGATGCCCGTGAAGCCGTCTTTAAAAGGCTGAGGCTCAAAAGTTGGGATGAGGTGGGACCTTTAGACCTGAACGGCATGCCCGTTTTCACCTTTGAGAGGGAAAGCGCTTCCTTCGCCATAAGACGAGCCCTGCCGGATCTGGCGATCTTGATCTCGCTGAACGCCCTCTTGTTTTTAGGATCGGCCGCCGTTTTTCTGAGGAGCGAGGTGAGGTGAAAAGTGGTTAGAGAGATCATCCTGCGTGAGCTTCTAGATCATCTGCGCAGCCTTCGATTCTCCCTGACGTTTCTCCTGGTCGTCATCCTGATGTTAACCGGAAGCGTGCTATACGTCCGTGATTACCATCAACTGGTTGCGGACTACAGCGAGAACGTAAACGAGAACTTGCGCCTTTTGAAGGAAAAAGCAGGGAAGGGGTTATACGAGGTGGTGAGCTTCCCTCCTAACCAGATGATATATCGCTCGCCAAACCCGCTGGGATTCATCGCCGAGGGAAGTGAAAAAGATCTGCCCAACGCCTTCGAGGTGGACGCGTTTGAGCTTAAGGGGCCGAGGATGAAGCTTCGGGGGAACTACGCGCTATGGCGGTTCGAGGGG comes from the Candidatus Poribacteria bacterium genome and includes:
- a CDS encoding zf-HC2 domain-containing protein; translated protein: MRRHLRDEEMLSYIYGEMDEARSKEIEEHLRVCHECRSIFNELKGSVELLDELKVERKSDVSDQHLRLFYDRLHKRRRRRKLKLAMAFSALILILGTSPLWFNMPGVRDNQGMLPAKAVAPSLSISDVEIEIPDYEFVVTMTTVDPDVDIVWVISENKTEVER